From a single Ciconia boyciana chromosome 6, ASM3463844v1, whole genome shotgun sequence genomic region:
- the LOC140652601 gene encoding serine/arginine-rich splicing factor 5-like isoform X3: MSGCRVFVGHLSSRARERDVEKFFKGYGRIREIHLKNGFGFVEFEDHRDADDAIYELNGKELCDERVTIEHARARRGRGRFPQRFSYYQSQSGSSRYGPPVRTEHRIIVENLSSRISWQILVCLGLISIG; the protein is encoded by the exons ATGAGTGGCTGCCGTGTCTTTGTTGGACACTTAAGCTCACGTGCTCGGGAACGGGATGTGGAGAAATTCTTCAAAGGATATGGACGCATACGAGAAATCCATCTTAAAAATGGATTTGGATTTGTG GAATTTGAAGACCACAGGGATGCTGATGATGCAATTTATGAACTAAATGGTAAAGAGTTGTGTGACGAAAG GGTTACAATTGAGCATGCTCGAGCCCGAAGAGGAAGGGGCAGATTCCCACAACGGTTCAGTTATTACCAGTCGCAGAGTGGATCTAG CCGGTACGGACCTCCTGTTCGTACTGAACACAGGATCATAGTTGAAAACCTATCGTCCCGTATCAGCTGGCAG ATCTTGGTTTGCCTGGGTTTGATCTCGATTGGCTAG
- the LOC140652601 gene encoding serine/arginine-rich splicing factor 5-like isoform X1, whose product MSGCRVFVGHLSSRARERDVEKFFKGYGRIREIHLKNGFGFVEFEDHRDADDAIYELNGKELCDERVTIEHARARRGRGRFPQRFSYYQSQSGSSRYGPPVRTEHRIIVENLSSRISWQDLKDVMRKAGEVTYVDAHRNNRNEGVVEFASYSDMKSALEKLDGTELNGRRIKLTEDHRRHRSRSRSRSYSRSRSRSRSTGSSRSDSRSRSRSRSRSRSRSRSRSRSRSRSRSRSRSRTPKKSYSQKSHRSSLLASSPSPSSSKRKSRSRSSSGHSRS is encoded by the exons ATGAGTGGCTGCCGTGTCTTTGTTGGACACTTAAGCTCACGTGCTCGGGAACGGGATGTGGAGAAATTCTTCAAAGGATATGGACGCATACGAGAAATCCATCTTAAAAATGGATTTGGATTTGTG GAATTTGAAGACCACAGGGATGCTGATGATGCAATTTATGAACTAAATGGTAAAGAGTTGTGTGACGAAAG GGTTACAATTGAGCATGCTCGAGCCCGAAGAGGAAGGGGCAGATTCCCACAACGGTTCAGTTATTACCAGTCGCAGAGTGGATCTAG CCGGTACGGACCTCCTGTTCGTACTGAACACAGGATCATAGTTGAAAACCTATCGTCCCGTATCAGCTGGCAG GACTTGAAAGATGTCATGAGAAAGGCAGGGGAGGTGACCTATGTGGATGCACACAGAAACAACAGGAATGAAGG GGTTGTGGAATTTGCATCTTACAGTGATATGAAGAGTGCACTGGAAAAATTGGATGGCACTGAGCTGAATGGACGCAGAATTAAACTGACTGAAGATCATAGAAGGCATAG AAGCAGATCTCGATCAAGGAGTTACTCAAGATCTCGCAGCAGGTCCAGATCTACAGGATCTTCCAGATCGGACAGCCGGTCCAGGTCCAGGTCCAGATCAAGGTCCAGGTCTAGGTCTCGCTCTCGATCCCGGTCCCGATCTCGATCCCGGTCTCGTTCTCGCAGTCGTACACCTAAAAAGAGTTACTCCCAGAAAAGCCACCGCTCCAGCTTGCTAGcttcttccccatctccctcttcttctaaaagaaaatctcGTTCTAGGTCCAGCTCTGGTCATAGCCGTAGTTAA
- the LOC140652601 gene encoding serine/arginine-rich splicing factor 5-like isoform X2: MSGCRVFVGHLSSRARERDVEKFFKGYGRIREIHLKNGFGFVEFEDHRDADDAIYELNGKELCDERVTIEHARARRGRGRFPQRFSYYQSQSGSSRYGPPVRTEHRIIVENLSSRISWQDLKDVMRKAGEVTYVDAHRNNRNEGVVEFASYSDMKSALEKLDGTELNGRRIKLTEDHRRHSRSRSRSYSRSRSRSRSTGSSRSDSRSRSRSRSRSRSRSRSRSRSRSRSRSRSRSRTPKKSYSQKSHRSSLLASSPSPSSSKRKSRSRSSSGHSRS; the protein is encoded by the exons ATGAGTGGCTGCCGTGTCTTTGTTGGACACTTAAGCTCACGTGCTCGGGAACGGGATGTGGAGAAATTCTTCAAAGGATATGGACGCATACGAGAAATCCATCTTAAAAATGGATTTGGATTTGTG GAATTTGAAGACCACAGGGATGCTGATGATGCAATTTATGAACTAAATGGTAAAGAGTTGTGTGACGAAAG GGTTACAATTGAGCATGCTCGAGCCCGAAGAGGAAGGGGCAGATTCCCACAACGGTTCAGTTATTACCAGTCGCAGAGTGGATCTAG CCGGTACGGACCTCCTGTTCGTACTGAACACAGGATCATAGTTGAAAACCTATCGTCCCGTATCAGCTGGCAG GACTTGAAAGATGTCATGAGAAAGGCAGGGGAGGTGACCTATGTGGATGCACACAGAAACAACAGGAATGAAGG GGTTGTGGAATTTGCATCTTACAGTGATATGAAGAGTGCACTGGAAAAATTGGATGGCACTGAGCTGAATGGACGCAGAATTAAACTGACTGAAGATCATAGAAGGCATAG CAGATCTCGATCAAGGAGTTACTCAAGATCTCGCAGCAGGTCCAGATCTACAGGATCTTCCAGATCGGACAGCCGGTCCAGGTCCAGGTCCAGATCAAGGTCCAGGTCTAGGTCTCGCTCTCGATCCCGGTCCCGATCTCGATCCCGGTCTCGTTCTCGCAGTCGTACACCTAAAAAGAGTTACTCCCAGAAAAGCCACCGCTCCAGCTTGCTAGcttcttccccatctccctcttcttctaaaagaaaatctcGTTCTAGGTCCAGCTCTGGTCATAGCCGTAGTTAA